The Coffea arabica cultivar ET-39 chromosome 10e, Coffea Arabica ET-39 HiFi, whole genome shotgun sequence region tatatatatatatatattataggTTGTGTAAATACTATATGGGCTAACGAGTGCCTTTAGAGCATCTCGTTACATAAATCCCTTAATTATATGAAATAACATTCAAACTTCTGAAatcaattaaaaagaaaaaaacacaaaaaactccAACAGCTAGCTAGTGATAAACACGGTAAACTCTTAAATTCATAATCGCTTGTTTCCAACGTCTTCCGACTACCATTAACTTTTAGGTAAAACCAAGTTGAAGTTTTAGTCACCAAGAAGCTGCACCAGTAATGAATTTATTCACCATCCACCTTACGTGGCAACAACTAATTTATGCTTTTCTTTTGGCCTTCTTTTTGACAATGCATTGCAGCCACAATTGGATAAGGCGATTCATTAATTTCTTGCAGTGATTTCATTTCCTTCATTACCGCCGAAAAGGTTATAAATACCCCGCACTCCCCCGTTCTCTCAAACCGACTACATCTCTTTACTTCGCCCTTTTTCCTACACAGCAATAATAGTAACAATTAATAATGGAGGCTGACCATAGAgtcaatgaagaaaatggaaaagccTTATCCTCTTTTCAAGTCCAATCccaaccaccaccaccaccgctATCACAGCCTTCTTCCCCGCCCCAGCCGGTAAGGAACTTGATCATGGTGGCCGCGATAGCCGCCGGAATTCAGTTCGGATGGGCGCTACAGCTTTCTTTGCTGACCCCATATGTCCAGCTTTTGGGGATTTCCCACAAATTGGCCCCCATAATTTGGCTTTGCGGTCCCATATCTGGGATGCTTGTCCAACCCATGGTTGGTTACTACAGTGATAACTGTACCTCCCGCTTTGGCCGCCGCCGTCCTTTCATCGCTGCCGGAGCTAGCCTCGTCGCCATCGCCGTTGTCCTTATTGGTTTCGCTGCTGACCTCGGTCATATGTGCGGTGACACTCTTGGCAAAACCAGCAAACCCCGTGCTATTGCTGTCTTCATTGTTGGCTTTGCCATCCTTGATGTCGCCAACAACATGTTACAGGTTCAaacaaaaaattggaaaattaactACATATGCAtgtaaaataatattgattTTAAGAACATAACAATTACATATTCCTACTAAGTAATAATTACTGGGAAATGACTTGGACTATTACTCCAGCCGTGTATATGCTCACTCGACTCGAGTATCCAAAGTTTTTCCCTTAACATTCAggataaagtttttttttttttgaatctgaATTATTACTATATactaaataaatataatatatttccTTTGTTAACGAAGAGTCTGCAAGACTAACGTGGTTTTTTCAATTCAGGGACCATGCAGAGCTCTTCTGGCTGATCTGTCAGATGGGAATGCGCGCAAGACGCGTATGTCATATGCAGGCTACTCATTTTTCATGGCAGTAGGGAATGTGTTGGGTTATGCAGCCGGTTCATACAGTAAACTTTACAAATTATTCCCATTTACCCAAACAAAAGCCTGTGACATCTACTGTGCAAATCTCAAAAGCTGTTTCATAATCTCAATTGCACTTTTATTAACCTTAACAATTCTGGCTCTGACCTTTGTACGAGAAAAGCCCTTCTCTGGACCCGACCCGGGAAGTGCGGATGGAACCGAGAGTGGGAAGCATCACGCAAAAATACCCTTTTTCGGGGAAATATTCGGTGCTCTCAAGGACTTGCCTAGACCCATGTGGATTCTACTTGTAGTGACGTGTTTGAACTGGATTGGTTGGTTCCCTTTCTTCTTGTTCGACACTGATTGGATGGGAAGAGAGGTGTACGGAGGAAAGGTGGGAGATAGTTTGTACGATAGAGGGGTGCATGCGGGTGCACTGGGGCTCATGCTTAACTCGGTGGTGCTGGGTTTCGCGTCGGTTGGAGTCGAGCACTCGGCGCGTGTGATTGGTGGGGTGAAGAGATTGTGGGGTGTTCTTAACTTTATTCTTGCAGCTTGTTTGGCCTTCACGGTTTTGATCACCAAACTCGCGGACTCCACGCGCCGCGCCAATGGATCACCAGCTGAGGGCGTCAAGGTGGGGTCCTTGGCCCTTTTCTCGGTTCTCGGAGTTCCCCTAGCGGTGAGTTTTTTAAAGCCTTCGACTATAAATCTCGTTTTGCGGAATGAAATCTAAGATGAACAAAATTGGGTCCTGTATATATGTTACCGtagaaaataaattattacagtttttttttttcataatataTAACCTAGCAGATCCTTGGCTTTCATGtccataaaataaaatttgtcgCTTTTTGCTCTAACAATACCGCTAGCTTTCAGAATTTCCATCGGCTTGACATCCTACTATACCCAAGATTACACAAAAGTGTGTAGTTAACCATGTCTACTATCCATGGACATGGGTAGCATAAAGCCCACGCGCTGCTCAACGCGCACTGCATGCGTGAAAAAAGAATACTTCTGGATTATTGGATTTTGGATAAACTGAGGATACGCTTATCAAAGAATATTAATTAGGTAGTTTGAATAAGTTCACTCACTTTATTGGCAACTATATCCTCTAGCCATTCAATGATAACTGTACGTGTTGAAATTGCGAAATTCGAGAGTCACACGTGTATCTTAGTAAGAGTGAAGATATGCCAAGTTTTTGCCTCGGTTGGCGTAGGTGCCATTTTGCTGATGCTATTTCTCCTACCTTTAATAATTACTCTCTGGAGTTTGATTGCTATGTGGAAAACATGCACTGGAAAAAGGATGCTTCGTCTTAGTTTGTGCGGTTCATTTGCTGTCTGTTTATCCTTAAGTCGGTCCCGTTATAggaaatcttttctttttcactttagttcgattttcctttttaaagtAAAAAACTTTTTAATTTAGGCAACCTTTTCCTGAGCCAAATGCGTTTATTTTGATAAGGCAAAAGTCCTCTTCCTTTTACTGAATTATCTTAGAATTGCAATTTGTTTTGGCTTTTGACAAATTTAGGGTATAAATGTTCCAAGAATTCatgtaatcttttttttttttttttttacttttgacaATTTTAATTTCAATTGCTTATAATTCTCCACTATACAATTTAATATCCTCCGATTATTGTTTTCTCTTTCGTTGATGTGTTTTTTGTTTGCAGGTCACCTACAGCATACCTTTTGCTTTAGCGTCAATATTTTCGACGGATGTTGGCTCAGGACAAGGTCTTTCACTAGGGGTTCTGAACCTTGCCATTGTTGTTCCTCAGGTATTATTCTATGAGCTTTCCTTACACACGGGTCACATGTTTTCAAAGATCATAGCGACTAGAAGTGGACCCGATTaatattctctctctctctttttgatataaaaatataaagttTAATTAGGGTCTAAGTCAAGGAATTATCAGACCACGAGACAAAATTAAATACCATATGAAGCGTCATCCAATTTGTATGTTGTTGTTCAGTCTATACCAAAGTTCCTTTCTTAccaacaaaaaggaaaattccATAGCTCCTCAGCACTCCTTGCCGTATTAAAACTGCATACATGTCCATTTGATTGAACCATAATCATTTTAATAGAAGTAATTAATGGAGTCCACTGGGCAAGAATTAATTAATCGAGGTGTCGATCAAATCTTGTCATCATGATTCTTTCTCAAAGTGCAATTTACAATTTCCGTCTAGTAGTGAATTGCATTGGCTCATGTTCACACTTGAAAATATATAGTCTACTAGCAATTCTGCGGTGTGGCCCATAGGCAAAGTTGTTGAATGGTCCCACTGGCTTTTTTAGTTTGCCCTTTTCTAATAAAAGATTATGGGCAAGTTTATGCATTGGTAGCGTATACATGAACAGTATTTGATATGTCACgcaatttaaattttaaatttaattttttgcatGTGTGACATATATTCACAACTATTATTGTAAAAAAACCTTTATACAGACAATgtataaaaatttaatctaaatattatatattattgcTAAATACATGCTCCacaataaaatattttctcCAAAACTTTTCCACAAGATATATTTTTATGGTTTGGGATAGCTTAGAATTGATATGTTTCTGTAGGATCTGGGGCTGATGTGTCTTAATGTTTTGATGCAACAGATGTTGGTTTCTCTTCTGAGCGGACAATTTGACGCCTTGTTTGGAGGTGGTAACATACCAGCATTTGTTGTAGGGGCCGTTGCTGCTGCCATTAGTGGAATAATAGCATTCACAAAATTACCATCTCCACCAGCAGATGTTCCATCGCATAAGACTCAAGCAATTGCTGCATTCCATTGAATTAAACCAATTGTCTTAGGATGAATTATTGTCTTTTCCATCTGTCATCCCTTTTTTAGCTGGACGTGTTTCATCTTTGAACAGTAAAATTGTAAAAGACATCCCAAATGGTGTTTTGCAGATCATATGAAGAACAATCTACAGATTTGTGTGCTGCATTGACCCTTGTCTTTCtgtccttcataagaaattctAGAGGTGATCAAGCATCATCCTTGCTGCAAGCTCATTGCCAACATCAAAGATGTTTGGCAGGGTCATTTCCAGAAATTTGTACCACGAAAAGTCTAAAATATCCAGTTTTATCTTCAAATTTTGACATTCTTCTCTGATCGTCCACGCACACCGCGTATAAGACAGTCAGGACCTCATGAGTTCTTGAATTTCTCTATGGTacgctgatttttttttttttttgtttttttggaagTATAAACACTGAAAATTGAGATAGACTGTACCAAGCTTCAGACCAGGAACACACCACTTAATCATAATATTTTGtgcaattaatttaaaatttgtatCATACTTAACATTTTATTCACCTCACATCATCTTGTACAAATAGGTCaaaataaaagggtaaattgaatcTGATATTGCAGTAATGTCATATCAATCTTAAGAATCTAGGATAAAGTCACTGTTTATTTAAGGCATAGTAGGTGGGTTGGCTGCGGCTCTCTCTTAAAGACAGCATCAAACTTGGATTTTAGCAGTGAGGATAACGACGTCGTACAGGTAGATTGTAGGAATAACAATTGCCTTTTGAAACATGTCATACTTAAAGAATTTTTATGTAAATCATTTTGGAATCAGAATCTTCACTACTTTTTCCACACATTGGATGTATCCTCTAATTACGTGCAATCATGAATTGGCTGGTTGTGTAAATTAGATGTGAACAGTGCTGGTTATTTCATTATTGGTTTACATTGTGCTAGATGGAAAGTACTGTACACGAGATATTTGTCAATGTAGTTTAGCCCGATTACTACATGAACACGAGCGCATCACTGCATTTTTGTACATACAAAATTTTGGCGTCTCACTGTTTCATGATTTACCGAACCAATTATTAAGGTGGATTTATTGGGCCTTAGATCAGCGTTGGAAGGGATAAGGGGCATGGAGGCTGTTAGTTAATTACAATCATCTCAAACAGAATACACTGAATGGCACAAATTGTCATCGTATGTCGTTTTTcacaagaagaaaattttaTGGCAATATCATCTGGATCATATATTGCATCAATGAAATCTAATTTATGTTAGAAAAATATTCATCACACTCCACTTTTTATTAATCTTCTACTATAATTTTCgtcatatgattttgatttattggattatatgataaaacaaacgGTGGAAGTGTAATTAATCTACACTATAATTCTTTTCATAGATTTCATTTATTAGGCtatatgaaaaaataaatagtgaAACTGCAATTAACAAAAAGTGGAGTATgattaaaatttcttttttatgttattttagtTGTGTATTTCTCAAATTTTAAGTCAACTCAAGGGTTGATGGTCTGGAACTGCGGCTTCTACTACCGTTCTTTCGCTCTATTTGCAATGATAATTATCCCCTAAGGTATAATTTTTCTGGTCCGGCGTGCTACATAGGATATGCACAAATGGTAGCTTTATTACGTGGAAAAAGGGaaatttgtatgatgtataCGATGACAATTTGTACCTTAGGggaaaaatatatacatacatattataTGATGCATACGACGCCGTCCTACAGAGAGAGGAGTGATTCTAATGAGAAGACTGAAATACTGAAAGGACTAAAATATGAGAGGTTTATTGTTATGTGTAATTAATGTTATATTGTTGGTATTATTCCTCTTCTCCCACACATACCTGTATGTGTGTAAATTGCCTCTCCGTATATATTGGTTCCATTAAACTTATCTCCTACAGTTTTTTGGTGGAATTTTAATTCTACATGTGGCATCAGAGTTCtagatttgaaattgatattggGGAACCTGTGAATATTAAAAAATTGTCCCAGCTATGAGTTTAGTTCTGAGTGTTTTCCATTGTTAGAGTTAGAGTATAAGGATTGCGGTGAAAAATTTAGTTGATCGAATCAAAACACAAGGTTAGTCTTGGTATATCTAGTTAGTAAAGATTGGACCATAAGATTTGTCCGAAAATGATCGTGAAAACAAAGATCGAAGAAGGATCTTGTTAACTGATTTGTGATTATCAAAATCACAAGTGTTAGCTGAGTTGTGATTATCAAAATCATAAAGTGATGAGTTGTCAATAAAATGACATCAAATTGTGCGATGAAAACAATCTATCCAAAACCATGGATTATTTCAATGAGTCAAAAATAAATTGTCAAATTGTGCGACGAAAACAGTCTATTTAGAAGCGTGGATTATTTTAAGGAGTCAAaaacaaattgaaaaataaGATAAATTTGTTCAGATGCGTGGAATATTTCAACAACAAAAACTTCTGAAGATAAAGAATTCAAATTGATGTTAGCCAAATTTGCAAAGGAGATTATTGATAGTGATGGCTGTAAGCTTGATTCAAAAGAGAGTTTAATTTAAGGGAGGCAATATTGGCATATTAGATCAAGactcaaaataaaaatttttatattattatttagcAGTGTTTTAATCAAATTAAGGCTTTAGTAACTGTATTGGAGTTAAATTATGgtagttttattatttaaaatttagtattttattaaaaaatttcttatgGTTCTAAAACTTGTTTACCAAGTTATCTAGTCTATAAATAAGAATATTATTGTTGCATCTCTTGAGAAGAGTGAAATATGAAAGTCTTGTTATTATGTGTAATTTATGTTGTATTGTTGGCATTATTCCTCTTCTCCCGCACATACTTACATGTGTGTAAATTGCCACATAAATTGCCTCCCTATATATATTGGTTCCATTAAATTTATATTCTACAactttttggtgaatttttttgagTTCTACAACAATTGATAGTGAAGATTCTTTTGGCTATGATTTCGCAC contains the following coding sequences:
- the LOC113712637 gene encoding sucrose transport protein SUC8-like; the encoded protein is MEADHRVNEENGKALSSFQVQSQPPPPPLSQPSSPPQPVRNLIMVAAIAAGIQFGWALQLSLLTPYVQLLGISHKLAPIIWLCGPISGMLVQPMVGYYSDNCTSRFGRRRPFIAAGASLVAIAVVLIGFAADLGHMCGDTLGKTSKPRAIAVFIVGFAILDVANNMLQGPCRALLADLSDGNARKTRMSYAGYSFFMAVGNVLGYAAGSYSKLYKLFPFTQTKACDIYCANLKSCFIISIALLLTLTILALTFVREKPFSGPDPGSADGTESGKHHAKIPFFGEIFGALKDLPRPMWILLVVTCLNWIGWFPFFLFDTDWMGREVYGGKVGDSLYDRGVHAGALGLMLNSVVLGFASVGVEHSARVIGGVKRLWGVLNFILAACLAFTVLITKLADSTRRANGSPAEGVKVGSLALFSVLGVPLAVTYSIPFALASIFSTDVGSGQGLSLGVLNLAIVVPQMLVSLLSGQFDALFGGGNIPAFVVGAVAAAISGIIAFTKLPSPPADVPSHKTQAIAAFH